Proteins encoded in a region of the Esox lucius isolate fEsoLuc1 chromosome 9, fEsoLuc1.pri, whole genome shotgun sequence genome:
- the LOC105029741 gene encoding claudin-9-like, with translation MASTGLQLLGLLLAVMGWVGGALVCAAPLWRVSAFVGGEIVIAQVMWEGLWMTCLSQSTGEIQCKTYDSTLALPTSAQASRGLCVISLLLCLFALLLGVVGVKCTTCLGEGAYSSKARLARVAGAMFVGAGLLYLAPICWTAYAVVRDFYDPNIAAPLKRELGPALYLGWGSGILLLVGGALLNAGSAPPAVRPTPTYGGGGRSNPLPVVMEEKEYV, from the coding sequence ATGGCGTCGACGGGCCTGCAGCTGCTCGGCCTCCTACTGGCCGTGATGGGCTGGGTGGGTGGGGCCCTGGTGTGCGCCGCCCCCTTGTGGCGAGTCTCCGCCTTCGTGGGCGGGGAGATAGTGATCGCTCAGGTGATGTGGGAGGGGCTGTGGATGACCTGCTTGTCCCAAAGCACCGGGGAGATCCAGTGCAAGACGTACGACTCCACGCTGGCACTCCCCACCTCGGCGCAGGCCTCCCGCGGCCTCTGCGTGATCTCCCTGCTCCTCTGCCTCTTCGCCCTCCTGCTGGGCGTGGTGGGGGTCAAGTGCACCACGTGCCTGGGGGAGGGCGCCTACTCATCCAAGGCCCGGCTGGCCCGCGTGGCCGGGGCGATGTTCGTCGGCGCCGGGCTTCTGTACCTGGCGCCCATCTGCTGGACGGCCTACGCCGTGGTGCGGGACTTCTACGACCCGAACATCGCGGCGCCGCTGAAGAGGGAGCTAGGCCCCGCCTTGTACCTGGGCTGGGGATCGGGGATTCTGCTGCTGGTGGGCGGGGCCCTGCTGAATGCGGGTTCCGCCCCTCCGGCTGTTAGGCCGACGCCTACTTATGGGGGAGGTGGTAGGAGTAACCCGCTGCCTGTGGTGATGGAGGAGAAGGAGTATGTCTGA